A genomic stretch from Shewanella woodyi ATCC 51908 includes:
- a CDS encoding WG repeat-containing protein, whose translation MNIDVVDFRLSMLLQVLLLNLLLVSLSSQAKEAQLVQTITVPLYENLSLDLPVTGELSSWSSGYYVWRVDQLFIDLDKDKVWTINPFSLDIVISQAPREDFNYSRWRQGIVDSGALVIREDAHGMLYQSGGALHILTHYYTGKEHVLGKATLFDVEDLNQANISYEVLSSFIPKHVYQGYQSRFVTPLDIKTTLANMPITTEPWLAKALSDTIPSYLNGRALLSADTQNWKPVDTKQSKIPLKIYAETELGTLEYFADTAQEDGWSVAFIGENQDKSKVNRLTLQNMSNPTQYFSYCLVEAKGVELILSASEDVHFRYMKLAEQLSFIHQCQLLDIGDMIPELHLPQLTTIIKPQLFRYSKIEPLITPKGWLKVFDKTNNPDNFFWGAVGVLDADSKVIIEPKFEEIEFIDNFFLATKKSGKVLISFNGNPLIEGSDFTSLSAGKFLVTQEEGEQSEMGVFDANNNVWLMAPALHDLRPFENTQWLQQRVTISGTNGVKQLSYYGLVELDGRVVVPPEFQSLWLNRLLDVIVVQQISIDTQNHWRYRYGVYKSNGELIMPVIYDGLEQEMGAVIKLRKEGEWWQYPDSSKLNNAN comes from the coding sequence ATGAATATTGATGTTGTTGATTTTAGATTATCTATGTTGCTGCAAGTTTTATTGCTCAATCTACTATTGGTATCACTGTCTTCACAGGCTAAGGAAGCCCAATTAGTGCAAACTATTACAGTCCCTTTGTATGAAAATCTCTCGTTAGACTTACCTGTAACCGGTGAATTGTCATCTTGGAGTTCAGGCTATTATGTTTGGAGAGTTGATCAATTATTTATCGATCTCGATAAAGATAAAGTTTGGACAATTAACCCATTCAGTCTTGATATCGTGATTAGTCAGGCACCTAGAGAAGATTTCAATTACTCACGCTGGCGGCAAGGCATTGTAGATTCAGGTGCACTCGTGATACGAGAAGATGCCCATGGCATGCTATACCAGTCTGGTGGGGCTTTGCATATTCTGACCCATTATTATACGGGAAAGGAGCATGTACTGGGTAAAGCGACCCTATTTGATGTTGAAGATCTTAACCAAGCGAATATTTCTTATGAGGTGCTCTCCTCTTTTATTCCAAAGCATGTATACCAAGGGTATCAAAGTCGGTTTGTGACTCCACTTGATATCAAGACAACGTTAGCCAATATGCCAATAACCACCGAACCTTGGCTAGCCAAGGCACTCTCTGACACTATTCCTAGCTATTTGAATGGTAGAGCATTACTCAGTGCCGATACTCAGAATTGGAAGCCAGTGGATACTAAACAATCTAAAATTCCGTTGAAAATCTATGCTGAAACAGAGTTAGGTACTCTTGAATACTTTGCTGATACTGCTCAAGAGGATGGTTGGAGTGTAGCCTTTATTGGAGAGAATCAAGATAAGAGCAAAGTTAATCGTCTCACCCTGCAAAACATGAGTAACCCAACTCAATATTTTAGTTATTGCTTAGTGGAGGCTAAAGGGGTTGAATTAATATTGTCGGCATCTGAAGATGTCCATTTTAGATATATGAAATTAGCCGAGCAGTTATCGTTTATTCACCAATGTCAGTTATTGGATATCGGTGACATGATCCCAGAATTACATCTGCCACAATTAACAACAATCATAAAACCTCAGCTGTTTCGTTACAGTAAAATAGAGCCATTAATTACACCTAAAGGCTGGCTAAAAGTATTTGATAAAACGAATAATCCTGACAACTTCTTTTGGGGAGCCGTAGGGGTATTGGACGCTGATAGCAAAGTTATTATCGAGCCTAAATTTGAAGAGATTGAGTTTATAGATAACTTTTTTCTCGCCACCAAAAAAAGCGGTAAAGTGTTAATCAGTTTCAATGGTAACCCTCTTATAGAGGGGAGCGATTTTACCTCCTTGTCTGCAGGAAAGTTTTTAGTGACACAAGAAGAAGGTGAACAGAGTGAGATGGGGGTTTTCGATGCCAACAACAATGTTTGGCTTATGGCGCCAGCTCTTCATGATTTAAGACCGTTTGAAAATACTCAATGGCTTCAGCAACGAGTAACGATATCTGGTACAAATGGGGTAAAGCAATTGAGCTATTATGGCCTTGTTGAGCTTGATGGGAGGGTTGTTGTTCCACCAGAGTTTCAATCCCTTTGGTTAAATCGTTTACTGGATGTCATTGTCGTGCAGCAAATCAGTATAGATACTCAGAATCATTGGCGTTATCGATATGGAGTCTATAAGTCAAATGGTGAGTTGATAATGCCAGTTATTTATGATGGATTAGAGCAAGAGATGGGAGCGGTTATCAAACTCAGGAAAGAGGGAGAATGGTGGCAATACCCTGACAGC